One Alphaproteobacteria bacterium genomic window, GTTGATGGAAGATCAGTGGCTGATACAAATATGGTTCTATTTGGTAAATCTGGTAATAAATATGTCTTCTATCTTAAATCAGAACCAATTAATACTGGAACTATAACTAATTCTGAAATCGAGATTATAGTTCCTAATTCTTACAAAGGTAAAAAATCCGTTATTGGAGGAGCTTCTTCTAGTGCTGGTAAATCAAATTTAACTTCTCTATTTGCTAAATCAGCATCTGGATCTGCCGGTGATGAAGCTTGGGAAGGTGAAGATTTTGGTTGGATTAAAAATATACCTGTTGACCCATCTCAATTTAGATTCGATATGGATATATTTGTTCCAAATCCTGATGATTATGTAATCGCACCTGAAAGAGTTTGGAGAGATAAAATCTTTACTTACATTGATTTTGGTGAAAAAGCTTTACACATGAACCAAAGACCAGCTGTTTCAATACTTGTTGAAGGTGGTGAAGCGCCTGTTGGATTTAGAACTGAAGGACCTCTTTCTAGATTAATAGTTGTTGAAGCTATTGGTGACTTTGTTCTTAGATCTGGTCAAAGAATTGTATGTATTAAGAAAAGATCTAAGCCGTTCTTAGCTTCTGCTCCAACAATAAATAGTAACTTTACTCTACCTCAATCAGTAAAGAACTTAGCTAATGGTAATTATACAAATATTCAAACACAATCTGCTGTTTCGCAAGAAGTTAACAATGGACAAGCTGGCTTTGGGTTCTTCAATCCAAATTCAATGCCTGCCATAAATAATGTGACCTCTCAACAAAGCAATTTCCAAACATCTTCTAGTTATACTCAAGTAAACTATGATGAAGAGTACAGAAGAAATGATGCAAGAACAAATGGATCTTATCTGCCAGATCATTACGTTCCTTTAGTTGAGCAAAAGACTGTTTCTTACGCTGTTGAAATTAAAAAAGGCGATTCAATAAAAGAATTAGAAAAATCTTGGGAAGCAATGTCTGCTGGAAAAGGAAATATGCTTTCTAGATACCAAGATAGAGTTTTCTATTCTCTTGAAGACGAAGGCGTTGATGAGTTAGGTTCTAATCTATACCATGGAAATGAAGTTTATAGATTAAGAATTGGACCATTTGAAGAAATTGATGAACCAGATGAACTTTGTAAAAAACTTTCTGGATTTAGAATTAATTGTAAAGTTGTTAGAATTCAATAATTTCATAAGGAAATAAAATGCCTTTAAACAATAAAGATAATAATAAAGATAATGCTGGCTCTATCAAATCAAATGTTGATAAGGGCCATGCAGTTCATATAGACAAGAGCAGTATTATTATGCTTCTTGTTTCTATAGCTTTAATAGCTGTATTTGTTGTGGGCATAAAAAATAATACTCCTGACAACAATATTGAAACTCCAGACCTTGAAGAAATTGAAAAAAAATCAGAAAGAATTGTTTTAGCTATTGAAGATGAAGTTGAAGATATAGAAATTATCAAACCATATATTGCCCCTAGCCTTTTCATAAACAATGAAGATTCTATTAGACTAGATAATGTTGAAGCTGGAAAGCTTGAACAAGATACATTATCTTTAGAAGCTGCTGAAGCTCCTCTTAAAATAGATAGTGTTGAGTTATCCTCAGAAATAGATTCTTTAGTTTTAAATGAAAATTGCTCAGGCTCTGAAATCTTTGAGCCTGGGGAAGGTTGTTATATTTCTTTAGAATGGACTCCAAAAAAAACTGTTAATAGAAATCTGTTCATGATAATTAAATGGAAGGCAGTAGAAGCAAATGAAGATGGAGTTATATTTAAAGAAAATAAAAAAATTAATATATCTCTTTCATCTTTCGAAGCTGAATTAGAAGATGAAGTTATAGAAGAGGAAGAAATTGTAGAAGAACCTTCTATAACTGAAAGTGAAATGACTGTTTCAGTTGGACCTGCGCCTGAAAAATGGGACTTAAACTGTTATAAATTTGCGGCTGAAGCTCATGATTTTACAGGAACATTCTTAGGATGGATACAAGTTAATAGGAATGTTTACTCTCCTGATTGCTCAAAGATTATTGGTATACTTCAAGATTCTGGTGAAGTTTTAGAAGTTGGAACTGGTAAATCAATAGGAAGAGGTCCTTCTATGTCTGGAAAAGAAGGTGAAGACAAAATGAGATCTAGACAACAAATTCCAGATGATTCTATTCTATCTTTTTCTGATCAAGTTTCCGAGTCTGATAAAGAGGCTCTTTGGGTTGAAGCTATGAAAAACAGAGCTCTAGCAAAAGCTGAAGATCCTAGAAAGGATATGTCTAAGGGGGCTGATTTATATAGAGCCGATGACCCACTAGATATATTATCAAAAGTGCCTAATGAACTAAACTTATTTAAGGCTGGAGCCATTAGAGCAACAGTTCCTGTTAATGCCACATATCTATTAAGGGCTGATAAACCAATACCTGCAGTTATAAATACAGCAATAAGAACTTCTAGACTTGGAACCGGGCAACCTGTTTCTGCTACAATTGAAAGAAACGTTTATGGTGGTAAGGGCAGAGTTATAATTATTCCTGCTGGAACTCAAGTATATGGAAGTGTTTCAGGTGGAGGCAATGATTCTTCTGGCACTTCTCTGGGTGGAAAAGATTTTACAAAAGCATATGATAAAATTAATATAACTTGGAATAAAATGATTAGACCGGATGGAGCTGAATTTAATCTGAGTAATACAAGAAGTGCGGATGCTCAAGGAAGAATGGGTGTTCCTGGGAAAAGAGATACTAGTTATATAAATGATGTATTAGTAACTCCATTCCTTACGTCTGCATTACCTGCATTTATGGAATTAGCAGCTGGAGATGATAAAGATATTTCTCAAGAAGGTGTTGGTACCGTTGCTACTATAAAAACTGCTAAATCTAAAGCTGTTGGAGCGTTTAAGGATGCTTTCATGCCTGCGATGGAACAATTAATTAACCAATCATTATCTAACACCATAGATCCAGAACTTATTGTACCTGCTGGAACTAGAATTACTATTTTTGTTGGTGCAGATATGTCTGTTTGTTGGTCTGATGATCCCGACGCTCCTTGCTGGGGTGGATGATAATTAAAAACCTCTCAAAAATGAGAGGTTTATTTTTTTAATTATTTGTATTTCCATCACCTGTTTTCAAGGCTTCTATAAATGCCTTTTGTGGAATTTCAACATTACCAAATAATCTCATTTTCTTCTTACCCTTCTTTTGTTTCTCTAAGAGTTTTCTTTTACGAGATATGTCTCCACCATAACACTTGGCTTTCACGTCTTTACGGAATGCAGCGATTGTTTCTCTGGCAATAATCTTTCCACCTATGGCTGCTTGAAGCGGTATTTTAAACATATGTCTTGGAATTAGATCTTTTAGTTTTGCACATATGGCCCTACCCCTTGCCTCTGCCTGAGATCTGTGAGACATGAAAGATAAAGCTTCTACATTTTCTTCATTAACAAGAACAGATACCTTTACAAGATCACCTTCTTCAAAACCATCCATTTCATAGTCAAATGATGCATAACCTTTTGAAACTGATTTAAGTCTATCATAGAAGTCGAAGACTATTTCGTTAAGAGGTAATCTGTATACTGCCATAGCTCTACTGCCTACGTAAGTTAGATCTAATTGAACTCCACGTCTTTCAGTACAAAGACTTAGAACTCCCCCCAGATATTCATCTGGCACCATTATTGTAGCTTTAATCCAAGGCTCATCCATAGTTTTTATTTTCATAACATCTGGAAGATCTGCAGGGTTATGTATCATCTTTTCCTCACCATTAGTCATATGAAGTTTATACGCTACTGATGGAGCTGTTGTAATAAGATCTAAATTGAACTCCCTTTGAAGCCTTTCTTGAATAATTTCCATATGAAGAAGGCCTAAGAAGCCACATCTATATCCAAAGCCTAAAGCTGGTGAATTCTCTGTTTCATAGTCAAACGATGAGTCGTTTAATGAAAGTTTTGCTACCGCTTCTTTTAATTGAGGATAGTCCGAAGCATCAACTGGAAATATAGATGAGAAAACTACTGGAATAGATGGTTTAAAACCTTTTAGAGGCTCTTCTGTTCCATTTTTCTCTGTTGTTATTGTGTCTCCAATATTACATTCCGAAAGATTTTTCATACCTGTAATTATAAAACCAACTTCTCCAGATTCTATACTGTCTACTTCTTCCATTTTAGGGGTATAACAACCTACTTTTTCAACTCTATAAGATGTTGCTGTTTTAGATGACATCATTCTAATCTGATCACCTTTCTTAATAGATCCATCAAATACTCTAACTAAAACAATAATACCTAAGTAGCTATCATACCAACCATCTATAATTAATGCTTTTAGTGGGTTTTCTGGTTCTACTTTAGGAGCTGGAAGTTGTTCCACGATAGCCTCCAGAACTGCTGGAATACCTAGACCTGTCTTTGCTGATACTTCCAAGGCATTTGAAGTATCTATACCTATAACATCTTCTATTTGTCTCTTAACTCTATCTACATCTGCCGCTGGTAAATCTACCTTATTCAAAACTGGTATAATTTCATGATCGTTATCCATAGCATGATAAACGTTTGCCAATGTTTGAGCTTCTACTCCTTGAGATGCATCTACAACAAGCAACGATCCTTCGCAGGCGGCTAACGCCCTATTAACTTCATATGCAAAATCCACGTGACCTGGTGTATCAATAAAATTAAATTCATATGTTTCCCCATCTTTAGCATTGTAATTCAGCCTAACAGATTGAGCTTTTATTGTAATTCCACGCTCTCTTTCTATATCCATATTATCAAGAAGTTGTTCTTTCATCTCTCTATCTGTAAGACCTTCACATTCTTGAATAAGTCTGTCAGAAAGCGTAGACTTACCATGGTCTATATGAGCTATGATTGAAAAGTTTCTTATTTTATTATTTGTTGTCATTATTTACTTACCATTCAATATTTTATTCTTTAGTTTGGAAAGATGCCCTTTGGATTTTAGAGCATCTTTCTTTAATAATATTACTTATATATTAAATATTTTTTATAATAGCTTTTTTCTTTTTACCTGCTGCTAAAACAACTTGGCCATCATTTAAATAAGATGTATCTATTTCTAAATTTGCATCTGAGATTTTTTCATCATTAATTTTTGCACCACCTTGATCTATTAAACGACGAACCTCTTTTTTTGAAGCTCCTAAATTACATTCAATAAATAAATCCACTGCATTAAAAGGTCCTGTTGAAAAATCTTTTTCAAAAGTTGGAAGATCTCCTCCAAAATGACCTTTTTCAAAAGCTTCTATAGCTGTTTGTTGAGCTGATATTGCTTCTGCTTCACCCCTACATAGTTTAGTGCATTCAAATGCTAGAATTTTTTTAACTTCATTTAATTCAGCACCTTCATAACTTTCGTACTCTCTTATTTTATCCATAGGCAATTCTGTGAAGATTTTTAAAAGTTTTATAACTTCTGTATCTTCTACATTTCTCCAATACTGATAATAATCATATGAAGATAATTTATCTTCATTTAACCAAACAGCATTACCTTCAGACTTACCCATTTTCTTACCAGAGGCATCTGTTAATATTGGAGCTGATAATACATGGAAATCTTTTTGAACTAGTTTATGCCCAAGTTCAACTCCTGTTAT contains:
- a CDS encoding TrbG/VirB9 family P-type conjugative transfer protein; amino-acid sequence: MKKIFLFLGALNLCLFSGNSKSFAEGEYTNSGFGTQTAWSNPEQNIGEGQIKPGYARIDWEPGKVMPVRLRDGMITLINLPTWEKIEDAYIGDKDFFDGRAVEKNTFMISPVDGRSVADTNMVLFGKSGNKYVFYLKSEPINTGTITNSEIEIIVPNSYKGKKSVIGGASSSAGKSNLTSLFAKSASGSAGDEAWEGEDFGWIKNIPVDPSQFRFDMDIFVPNPDDYVIAPERVWRDKIFTYIDFGEKALHMNQRPAVSILVEGGEAPVGFRTEGPLSRLIVVEAIGDFVLRSGQRIVCIKKRSKPFLASAPTINSNFTLPQSVKNLANGNYTNIQTQSAVSQEVNNGQAGFGFFNPNSMPAINNVTSQQSNFQTSSSYTQVNYDEEYRRNDARTNGSYLPDHYVPLVEQKTVSYAVEIKKGDSIKELEKSWEAMSAGKGNMLSRYQDRVFYSLEDEGVDELGSNLYHGNEVYRLRIGPFEEIDEPDELCKKLSGFRINCKVVRIQ
- a CDS encoding TrbI/VirB10 family protein, which codes for MPLNNKDNNKDNAGSIKSNVDKGHAVHIDKSSIIMLLVSIALIAVFVVGIKNNTPDNNIETPDLEEIEKKSERIVLAIEDEVEDIEIIKPYIAPSLFINNEDSIRLDNVEAGKLEQDTLSLEAAEAPLKIDSVELSSEIDSLVLNENCSGSEIFEPGEGCYISLEWTPKKTVNRNLFMIIKWKAVEANEDGVIFKENKKINISLSSFEAELEDEVIEEEEIVEEPSITESEMTVSVGPAPEKWDLNCYKFAAEAHDFTGTFLGWIQVNRNVYSPDCSKIIGILQDSGEVLEVGTGKSIGRGPSMSGKEGEDKMRSRQQIPDDSILSFSDQVSESDKEALWVEAMKNRALAKAEDPRKDMSKGADLYRADDPLDILSKVPNELNLFKAGAIRATVPVNATYLLRADKPIPAVINTAIRTSRLGTGQPVSATIERNVYGGKGRVIIIPAGTQVYGSVSGGGNDSSGTSLGGKDFTKAYDKINITWNKMIRPDGAEFNLSNTRSADAQGRMGVPGKRDTSYINDVLVTPFLTSALPAFMELAAGDDKDISQEGVGTVATIKTAKSKAVGAFKDAFMPAMEQLINQSLSNTIDPELIVPAGTRITIFVGADMSVCWSDDPDAPCWGG
- the lepA gene encoding translation elongation factor 4; this encodes MTTNNKIRNFSIIAHIDHGKSTLSDRLIQECEGLTDREMKEQLLDNMDIERERGITIKAQSVRLNYNAKDGETYEFNFIDTPGHVDFAYEVNRALAACEGSLLVVDASQGVEAQTLANVYHAMDNDHEIIPVLNKVDLPAADVDRVKRQIEDVIGIDTSNALEVSAKTGLGIPAVLEAIVEQLPAPKVEPENPLKALIIDGWYDSYLGIIVLVRVFDGSIKKGDQIRMMSSKTATSYRVEKVGCYTPKMEEVDSIESGEVGFIITGMKNLSECNIGDTITTEKNGTEEPLKGFKPSIPVVFSSIFPVDASDYPQLKEAVAKLSLNDSSFDYETENSPALGFGYRCGFLGLLHMEIIQERLQREFNLDLITTAPSVAYKLHMTNGEEKMIHNPADLPDVMKIKTMDEPWIKATIMVPDEYLGGVLSLCTERRGVQLDLTYVGSRAMAVYRLPLNEIVFDFYDRLKSVSKGYASFDYEMDGFEEGDLVKVSVLVNEENVEALSFMSHRSQAEARGRAICAKLKDLIPRHMFKIPLQAAIGGKIIARETIAAFRKDVKAKCYGGDISRKRKLLEKQKKGKKKMRLFGNVEIPQKAFIEALKTGDGNTNN
- the tyrS gene encoding tyrosine--tRNA ligase: MNFKSKFMNILQERGFLNQCSDFEEMDRVLLDAEKTGNPCVGYLGSDPTGDSLHVGHLVPVMIMRWFQKCGNKPLMLVGGATGRIGDPSGKDTQRPFLSDEIIKNNSDGLKKSYSKFISFGENKTDSVLVDNYDWFKGIGYLEFLREVGANYSINKMLSKDSVKSRLDREQSMSFLEFNYQLLQGYDFVELNRRYGCTMQLCGSDQWGNAITGVELGHKLVQKDFHVLSAPILTDASGKKMGKSEGNAVWLNEDKLSSYDYYQYWRNVEDTEVIKLLKIFTELPMDKIREYESYEGAELNEVKKILAFECTKLCRGEAEAISAQQTAIEAFEKGHFGGDLPTFEKDFSTGPFNAVDLFIECNLGASKKEVRRLIDQGGAKINDEKISDANLEIDTSYLNDGQVVLAAGKKKKAIIKNI